Proteins encoded within one genomic window of Amorphoplanes friuliensis DSM 7358:
- a CDS encoding PLP-dependent aminotransferase family protein, whose amino-acid sequence MDLVISLDGTGEKTVGVYRALRAAIVDGRLPVGHRLPATRVLAADLGVARNSVATAYERLVAEGYLVSRVGAGTYVAPVRDAPAPRRVAADPLRPRAGWTFTPQPTSGDTPAPRYDFRSGVPDARLFPFDSWRRLVTAELRLRANNPGAYATPAGHPALRAAIARYVGYSRSVRASEDDVLVTNGTQHALDLIGRVLLRPGDVVAVEEPGYPPARRLFESLGARVVGVPVDEHGLVVDDLPGTARVVYATPSHQFPLGRAMSLGRRHALLDWARRRQVAIVEDDYDSEFRFSARPLEPLHSLDTAGRVLYVGTFSKSMVPGVRTGFVLAPAGLREALIAARQLGDGYGQVAVQAALARFIDEGQLARHVRRAGKEYAERHARIVAALSAHDRLQVIPSAAGLHVTALGANSAAVVAAAARRGVELDDLGAYGSDSTGFVFGFGAIDPALLDEGLAIFGAVLRDT is encoded by the coding sequence GTGGATCTGGTCATCAGCCTCGACGGCACCGGCGAGAAGACGGTAGGTGTCTACCGCGCGCTGCGGGCGGCCATCGTGGACGGACGGTTGCCCGTCGGGCACCGGCTGCCGGCGACGCGGGTCCTGGCGGCCGATCTCGGGGTGGCGCGCAACAGCGTGGCCACCGCGTACGAGCGTCTGGTCGCCGAGGGTTACCTGGTGTCGCGCGTCGGCGCGGGGACGTACGTGGCACCCGTCCGTGACGCCCCGGCGCCGCGGCGGGTGGCGGCCGACCCGCTGCGGCCCCGCGCCGGCTGGACCTTCACGCCCCAGCCGACCAGCGGCGACACGCCCGCACCCCGGTACGACTTCCGCAGCGGGGTGCCGGACGCGCGGCTGTTCCCGTTCGACTCGTGGCGGCGGCTCGTCACGGCGGAGCTGCGGCTGCGGGCCAACAACCCCGGCGCGTACGCGACACCCGCCGGGCACCCGGCGCTGCGTGCGGCGATCGCGCGCTACGTCGGGTATTCGAGGTCGGTCCGGGCGAGCGAGGATGACGTGCTCGTCACCAACGGCACCCAGCACGCGCTGGACCTGATCGGCCGGGTGCTGCTGCGACCCGGTGACGTGGTGGCGGTCGAGGAGCCGGGTTATCCGCCCGCGCGGCGGTTGTTCGAGTCGCTGGGTGCGCGCGTGGTCGGCGTACCGGTGGATGAGCACGGCCTGGTGGTGGACGACCTGCCCGGCACCGCGCGGGTGGTCTATGCGACGCCGTCGCATCAGTTCCCGCTCGGCCGGGCGATGAGCCTGGGCCGGCGGCACGCCCTGCTGGACTGGGCGCGGCGGCGGCAGGTGGCGATCGTCGAGGACGACTACGACAGCGAGTTCCGCTTCTCGGCGCGTCCGCTGGAGCCGCTCCACAGCCTGGACACCGCCGGCCGGGTGCTCTACGTCGGCACCTTCTCCAAGAGCATGGTGCCCGGCGTGCGGACCGGTTTTGTGCTGGCGCCGGCCGGGTTGCGGGAGGCCCTGATCGCTGCCCGGCAGCTCGGGGACGGGTACGGCCAGGTCGCGGTGCAGGCGGCCCTGGCCCGCTTCATCGACGAGGGGCAGCTGGCCCGGCACGTGCGCCGCGCCGGCAAGGAGTACGCGGAACGCCACGCCCGGATCGTCGCGGCGCTCTCGGCCCATGACCGCCTGCAGGTCATCCCGTCGGCGGCAGGCCTGCACGTGACCGCGCTCGGGGCGAACTCCGCCGCGGTGGTGGCCGCCGCTGCCCGCCGCGGCGTGGAGCTCGACGACCTGGGCGCCTACGGCAGCGACTCGACCGGGTTCGTGTTCGGGTTCGGCGCGATCGATCCGGCGCTGCTCGACGAGGGACTGGCGATCTTCGGGGCCGTCCTGAGGGACACGTAG
- a CDS encoding APC family permease, with the protein MTPTGGLSRAQGTALCVGAVLGTGVISMPALAASVAGPASLLAWLALILLSAPLAWTFAALGARYPDGGGVSTYVRLAFGSRAAAAVGWCFYFAVPLGAPPAAAFAGGYVADVLGGGRATVIATFVVIMAVVFVLNWFGLRISGRVQLYLAATLAVLLVITVVAALPHARLANLTPFAPHGWAGVGAAAAILVWGFAGWEAVSSLSGEYRNPRRDVPRATAAAVLIVGVLYLAVAATSVLVLGPAAGSSAAPLADLLAVGVGGPVRPLTAVVAVLLTIGAVNAYLAGASRLGVALTRDGALPARFVGTPRRSLAFVTLGGLASVLLPLDLHTAMLLVTGCFTLVYVLGTAAALKLLPAGWSRRGAGVAFVAVLGLLVLNGLPALLSLAVAAGAVLYVSLRTAPKIASPSSSSAGSIAPNPNTNPVESLP; encoded by the coding sequence ATGACACCTACCGGCGGGCTGTCCCGCGCACAAGGCACCGCGCTCTGCGTCGGCGCGGTCCTGGGCACCGGCGTCATCTCGATGCCCGCGCTGGCCGCGTCGGTCGCCGGGCCGGCCTCGTTGCTCGCCTGGCTCGCTCTGATCCTGCTCTCCGCGCCGCTGGCCTGGACCTTCGCCGCCCTGGGCGCGCGCTACCCGGACGGTGGTGGCGTGTCCACCTACGTCCGGCTGGCGTTCGGGTCCCGTGCCGCCGCCGCGGTCGGCTGGTGCTTCTACTTCGCCGTGCCGCTGGGCGCTCCCCCGGCGGCCGCTTTCGCGGGCGGGTACGTCGCCGACGTGCTCGGCGGCGGCCGGGCCACCGTCATCGCCACATTTGTCGTGATCATGGCGGTCGTCTTCGTGCTCAACTGGTTCGGCCTGCGGATCTCCGGCCGGGTCCAGCTCTACCTGGCCGCGACGCTGGCGGTCCTGCTGGTGATCACCGTGGTCGCCGCGCTGCCGCACGCCCGGCTCGCCAACCTGACACCGTTCGCGCCGCACGGCTGGGCCGGCGTCGGTGCCGCCGCCGCGATCCTGGTCTGGGGCTTCGCCGGCTGGGAGGCCGTGTCGTCGCTGTCCGGCGAATACCGCAACCCGCGCCGGGACGTCCCCCGCGCGACCGCAGCGGCCGTGCTGATCGTCGGCGTGCTCTACCTGGCCGTTGCCGCGACCAGCGTCCTCGTCCTCGGGCCGGCGGCCGGGTCGAGCGCGGCGCCGCTGGCCGACCTGCTCGCCGTCGGTGTCGGCGGACCGGTACGCCCGCTCACCGCCGTGGTCGCCGTGCTGCTGACCATCGGGGCGGTGAACGCGTACCTGGCCGGGGCCTCCCGGCTGGGCGTGGCGCTGACCCGCGACGGTGCGCTCCCGGCCCGGTTCGTCGGCACGCCGCGCAGGTCACTGGCCTTCGTCACGCTCGGCGGGCTCGCCTCGGTGCTGCTCCCGCTCGACCTGCACACCGCGATGCTGCTGGTCACCGGCTGCTTCACGCTGGTCTACGTGCTGGGCACGGCAGCCGCCCTGAAGCTGCTCCCGGCGGGCTGGTCGCGCCGCGGCGCCGGTGTTGCGTTCGTGGCCGTGCTCGGACTGCTGGTGCTCAACGGGCTGCCCGCCCTGCTCAGCCTGGCCGTGGCGGCGGGCGCGGTGCTCTACGTGTCCCTCAGGACGGCCCCGAAGATCGCCAGTCCCTCGTCGAGCAGCGCCGGATCGATCGCGCCGAACCCGAACACGAACCCGGTCGAGTCGCTGCCGTAG
- a CDS encoding TIGR03085 family metal-binding protein, with product MTDYARSERRQLADLLLEVGPDVPTVCVGWTTRDLAAHLVVRERRPDAMIGALIPPLAGHGEHVRLAKAAQPYTEIIHEIRTPPWWSPVSNPLVDSLSNTVEFFIHHEDVRRAAPGFTRRELDPGEQKAIWNAAKLTARLALRKVGFAVLVEAPGHGSVRIGDGEPRATITGDPGELALFSSGRQRVAEVDVTGDPDAVEKLTNARLGF from the coding sequence ATGACGGACTATGCGCGCTCGGAACGCCGGCAACTGGCCGACCTGCTCCTCGAGGTGGGCCCGGACGTGCCGACCGTGTGCGTCGGCTGGACGACCCGTGACCTGGCCGCGCACCTGGTGGTCCGCGAGCGCCGCCCGGACGCGATGATCGGCGCGCTGATCCCGCCGCTGGCCGGTCACGGCGAGCACGTCCGCCTGGCCAAGGCCGCACAGCCCTACACCGAGATCATCCACGAGATCCGTACGCCGCCCTGGTGGAGCCCGGTGAGCAATCCGCTGGTCGACTCGCTGAGCAACACCGTGGAGTTCTTCATCCACCACGAGGACGTCCGCCGCGCCGCACCCGGCTTCACCCGCCGTGAGCTGGACCCGGGTGAGCAGAAGGCGATCTGGAACGCCGCCAAGCTGACCGCCCGGCTGGCCCTGCGCAAGGTCGGCTTCGCGGTCCTGGTCGAGGCGCCGGGCCACGGCTCGGTCCGCATCGGCGACGGCGAACCGCGCGCGACGATCACCGGCGACCCGGGCGAGCTCGCCCTGTTCAGCTCCGGCCGGCAGCGGGTGGCCGAGGTCGACGTGACCGGCGATCCGGACGCGGTGGAGAAGCTGACCAACGCCCGGCTCGGCTTCTGA
- a CDS encoding ABC transporter ATP-binding protein encodes MTTRASRDVLGRGLRVLGSAIRTEPRLFTIGTVGSSLFGLLVIANSYVVGYVIGHVVVPAFAENRAGAGELGLIAGAFIGIALLRVASIFGRRLGAGYMQFRLQARYRSAVTRRYLALPPAWHQRHATGTLLSNANSDVEAAFVPIAPLPFAVGTLVMIAAAIVSLFFTDWVLALVGVCLFPALFLLNLVYSRRMSPRQIRAQQLRGKVSAVAHESFDGALVVKTMGREADESRRFAVHVTELRDALISVGRLRGLFDPLMDSLPSVGTLAVLLLGAYRLQSGAVSVAELVSVAFLFTVLAFPVRAIGWVVAELPRSVAGWERVQAVLGAEGDLAYGTSALERTGPAALTFDRVTFSYATGGDVLHDVSFTVPAGKTVALVGATGAGKSTIASLAVRLVDPDSGSVRADGTPLPELSVPALAETTALVPQIPFVFDDTVRGNVTLDRDGLDDEAAWTALRLAQAEGFVEKLPDGLDTAVGERGTSLSGGQRQRLTLARALAGRPRLLVLDDATSAVDPRVEAAILASLRGHDSGASILVVAYRRATIALADEVVFLENGRVVATGTHHDLLATQPGYLDLVTAYEQAEAAREDESVIA; translated from the coding sequence TTGACCACGAGGGCCAGCCGGGACGTGCTGGGCCGGGGCCTGCGCGTGCTCGGCAGTGCGATCCGCACCGAACCCCGCCTCTTCACCATCGGCACCGTCGGCAGCAGCCTCTTCGGCCTGCTGGTCATCGCCAACTCCTACGTCGTGGGCTATGTCATCGGCCACGTCGTCGTGCCCGCGTTCGCCGAGAACCGCGCCGGCGCCGGTGAGCTGGGCCTGATCGCCGGCGCGTTCATCGGCATCGCGCTGCTGCGGGTGGCCAGCATCTTCGGCCGGCGACTAGGTGCGGGCTACATGCAATTCCGCCTCCAAGCGCGTTACCGCAGCGCCGTGACCCGGCGTTATCTCGCGCTGCCTCCGGCCTGGCACCAGCGGCACGCCACCGGCACCCTGCTGTCGAACGCGAACTCCGACGTCGAGGCCGCGTTCGTCCCGATCGCGCCGCTGCCGTTCGCCGTCGGCACGCTGGTGATGATCGCGGCCGCGATCGTCTCCCTCTTCTTCACCGACTGGGTGCTCGCGCTGGTCGGCGTCTGCCTCTTCCCGGCGCTGTTCCTGCTCAACCTGGTCTACTCGCGGCGCATGTCGCCCCGCCAGATCCGCGCTCAGCAGCTGCGCGGCAAGGTCAGCGCTGTCGCGCACGAGAGTTTCGACGGCGCGCTGGTCGTCAAGACGATGGGCCGCGAGGCCGACGAGTCGCGGCGCTTCGCCGTCCACGTGACCGAGCTGCGCGACGCGCTGATCTCTGTCGGGCGGCTGCGTGGTCTCTTCGACCCGCTGATGGACAGCCTGCCCAGCGTCGGCACGCTCGCCGTCCTGCTGCTCGGCGCGTACCGCCTGCAGTCCGGCGCGGTCAGCGTGGCCGAGCTGGTCAGCGTCGCGTTCCTCTTCACCGTGCTCGCCTTCCCGGTCCGCGCGATCGGCTGGGTCGTCGCCGAGCTGCCGCGCAGCGTGGCCGGCTGGGAGCGGGTCCAGGCCGTGCTCGGCGCCGAGGGCGACCTCGCCTACGGCACGTCCGCCCTCGAGCGCACCGGTCCGGCCGCCCTGACCTTCGACCGGGTCACCTTCTCGTACGCGACCGGAGGCGACGTCCTGCACGACGTCTCGTTCACCGTCCCCGCCGGCAAGACCGTGGCGCTGGTCGGGGCGACCGGCGCCGGCAAGTCGACGATCGCCTCGCTGGCGGTCCGGCTGGTCGACCCGGACAGCGGCAGCGTCCGCGCCGACGGCACACCGCTGCCCGAGCTGTCGGTGCCGGCGCTGGCGGAGACCACCGCGCTCGTGCCCCAGATCCCGTTCGTCTTCGACGACACCGTGCGCGGCAACGTCACCCTCGACCGCGACGGCCTCGACGACGAGGCGGCCTGGACTGCGCTGCGCCTCGCCCAGGCCGAAGGCTTCGTCGAGAAGCTCCCCGACGGCCTCGACACCGCGGTCGGCGAGCGGGGCACCTCGCTCTCCGGCGGCCAGCGGCAGCGGCTCACCCTGGCCCGGGCGCTGGCCGGACGCCCGCGGCTGCTCGTGCTCGACGACGCCACCAGCGCCGTCGACCCGCGGGTCGAAGCGGCGATCCTGGCCTCGCTGCGCGGGCACGACTCCGGCGCGTCGATCCTGGTCGTGGCCTACCGGCGGGCGACCATCGCGCTCGCCGACGAGGTGGTCTTCCTGGAGAACGGCCGCGTCGTCGCCACCGGCACCCACCATGACCTCCTGGCGACCCAGCCCGGTTACCTGGACCTGGTCACCGCGTACGAGCAGGCCGAGGCCGCCCGTGAGGACGAGAGTGTGATCGCGTGA
- a CDS encoding ABC transporter ATP-binding protein: MLATVRRGIALSPELRPGLIGTLALALVSMAGRVAVPIAIQQGIDRGLRAPGGPDLGVVTLIVCLTLAVLVVSTACGYAMTRRLFTVSETALAALRSRTFRHIHDLSMLHQQSERRGSLVSRVTGDVDQITQFLQTGGVMLLLTSGQLVVTTIVMLVYSWQLTLVVFAAFLPAVIVIRLFQKRLAGAYRVVRERTGTMLGAVAESVVGATVIRAYGVAGRTEKRLDTSIESLRVSQQRALRTSVISFSTGEIAAGVALAAVVVVGVLLGVGGGLTVGKLTAFLFLVTLFIQPVQIATEVLNEAQNAVAGWRRVLDVLDIEPDVADPDAQGVPLPPGPLSIRFSDVSYRYPGGPVVLDDVDLEIAAKTKVAVVGETGSGKTTFAKLLTRLMDPAGGEVLLSGTPLTSVRFTSLRSRVVMVPQDGFLFDATVAENIRFAQPGLTDEDLELAFIELGLSDWLAGLPQGVETPVGERGEALSVGERQLVALVRAYVADPDLLVLDEATSAVDPATEVRLQRALDTVTRGRTTVAIAHRLSTAQSADEVIVVDAGRVVQRGPHSTLIQDEDSIYAKLYASWLEQTR; the protein is encoded by the coding sequence ATGCTCGCCACCGTGCGGCGGGGGATCGCGCTCTCACCCGAGCTGCGTCCCGGCCTGATCGGCACCCTGGCGCTCGCCCTGGTCTCGATGGCCGGCCGGGTTGCCGTGCCGATCGCCATCCAGCAGGGCATCGACCGCGGCCTGCGCGCGCCCGGCGGCCCCGACCTCGGCGTCGTCACCCTGATCGTCTGTCTCACCCTCGCGGTCCTCGTCGTCTCGACCGCCTGCGGGTACGCCATGACGCGCCGGCTCTTCACCGTCAGCGAGACCGCCCTGGCGGCGCTGCGGTCGCGCACGTTCCGGCACATCCACGACCTCTCGATGCTGCACCAGCAGTCCGAGCGGCGCGGTTCACTGGTCTCGCGGGTCACCGGCGACGTCGACCAGATCACGCAGTTCCTGCAGACCGGCGGCGTGATGCTGCTGCTCACCTCCGGGCAGCTGGTCGTCACCACGATCGTCATGCTCGTCTACTCGTGGCAGCTCACGCTGGTGGTGTTCGCGGCGTTCCTGCCGGCGGTCATTGTCATCCGGCTGTTCCAGAAGAGGCTCGCCGGCGCCTACCGGGTCGTGCGCGAGCGCACCGGCACGATGCTCGGTGCGGTGGCCGAGAGTGTGGTCGGCGCGACGGTCATCCGGGCGTACGGCGTGGCGGGGCGGACCGAGAAGCGTCTCGACACGTCGATCGAGAGCCTGCGGGTGTCGCAACAGCGGGCCCTGCGTACCAGTGTCATCAGCTTCTCCACCGGTGAGATCGCCGCCGGTGTTGCGCTGGCCGCCGTGGTGGTCGTCGGGGTGCTGCTCGGCGTCGGCGGGGGCCTGACGGTCGGCAAGCTCACCGCGTTCCTGTTCCTGGTCACGCTCTTCATCCAGCCGGTGCAGATCGCGACCGAGGTCCTCAACGAGGCCCAGAACGCCGTGGCCGGCTGGCGCCGGGTGCTCGACGTGCTCGACATCGAGCCGGACGTGGCCGACCCGGACGCCCAGGGTGTGCCGCTGCCGCCGGGCCCGCTGTCGATCCGCTTCTCCGACGTCTCCTACCGCTATCCCGGCGGTCCGGTGGTGCTCGACGACGTCGACCTGGAGATCGCCGCGAAGACCAAGGTCGCGGTGGTCGGCGAGACCGGCAGCGGCAAGACGACCTTTGCCAAGCTGCTCACGCGTCTGATGGACCCCGCCGGTGGTGAGGTGCTGCTGTCCGGCACGCCGCTGACCTCGGTGCGGTTCACGTCGCTGCGGTCGCGGGTGGTCATGGTCCCGCAGGACGGCTTCCTCTTCGACGCCACCGTGGCGGAGAACATCCGCTTCGCCCAGCCCGGCCTGACCGACGAGGATCTCGAGCTGGCCTTCATCGAGCTCGGGCTCTCCGACTGGCTGGCCGGGCTGCCGCAGGGCGTCGAAACCCCGGTGGGCGAACGCGGCGAGGCGCTCAGCGTGGGGGAGCGGCAGCTGGTCGCGCTGGTCCGGGCGTACGTCGCGGACCCCGACCTGCTCGTGCTGGACGAGGCGACCAGTGCCGTCGACCCGGCCACGGAGGTGCGCCTGCAGCGGGCGCTCGACACCGTGACCCGCGGCCGGACCACGGTGGCCATCGCACACCGGCTCTCGACCGCCCAGTCGGCGGACGAGGTGATCGTCGTGGACGCGGGCCGCGTCGTGCAACGCGGCCCGCACTCCACCCTGATCCAGGACGAGGACTCGATCTACGCCAAGCTCTACGCGTCCTGGCTCGAGCAGACCCGCTGA
- the rpsD gene encoding 30S ribosomal protein S4, with amino-acid sequence MNNSRPKARLSRALGIPLTRKCVKYFERRPFPPGVHGRGRRKASDYQVRLLEKQRLRHQYNISEAQMRKAYDDAHRKEGKTGENMVQLLESRLDATVQRSGLARTIYQARQLVAHGHFTVDGKKVDRPSYRLKPGQVVEVRESSRQKPPFQIAATGAHLDGPTAPYLSTVLEDLRTTVIRKPLRTEVPVVCDEQLVVEFYAR; translated from the coding sequence GTGAACAACTCCCGACCCAAGGCCCGGCTCTCGCGGGCTCTCGGCATCCCTTTGACGCGCAAGTGCGTGAAGTACTTCGAGCGGCGGCCGTTCCCGCCCGGCGTGCACGGCCGTGGCCGGCGCAAGGCCTCGGACTACCAGGTCCGACTGCTGGAGAAGCAGCGCCTGCGGCACCAGTACAACATCAGCGAGGCCCAGATGCGGAAGGCGTACGACGACGCCCACCGCAAGGAGGGCAAGACCGGCGAGAACATGGTGCAGCTGCTGGAGAGCCGCCTGGACGCGACGGTGCAGCGCTCCGGCCTGGCCCGCACGATCTACCAGGCCCGCCAGCTCGTCGCCCACGGCCACTTCACCGTCGACGGCAAGAAGGTCGACCGCCCGTCCTACCGGCTCAAGCCCGGCCAGGTCGTCGAGGTCCGCGAGAGCAGCCGGCAGAAGCCGCCGTTCCAGATCGCCGCGACCGGCGCCCACCTCGACGGCCCGACCGCGCCCTACCTGTCGACGGTGCTGGAGGACCTGCGCACCACGGTGATCCGCAAGCCGCTGCGCACCGAGGTCCCGGTCGTCTGCGACGAGCAGCTCGTCGTCGAGTTCTACGCCCGCTGA
- a CDS encoding DUF2470 domain-containing protein has product MQPTHAEVARTLAAGHLPATAHIACRQGPYPVRHVADSQGRVLLLAPRNGALTTALRPMEGADDTALVLDISDVPPVAGAPSLGRVWVAGWAVALSGDEAREAALEYADTDPASDLLDVGDTQVLHRMDVAEVRYERNGVLADVDPDDYALASPDPLSAIEFDLIADLSDHHVEEMAGYVRRQLGPAARPGDDPRVVRLDRYGFVVRLGERLARLSFPRPVADRHDLAHLLHPVLCHRCTSEHEAA; this is encoded by the coding sequence ATGCAGCCCACCCACGCCGAGGTCGCCCGTACCCTCGCCGCAGGCCACCTGCCGGCCACCGCGCACATCGCGTGCCGGCAGGGCCCCTACCCGGTGCGGCACGTGGCCGACTCGCAGGGCCGGGTGCTGCTGCTCGCGCCGAGGAACGGCGCCCTGACCACGGCGCTGCGGCCGATGGAAGGCGCCGACGACACGGCGCTCGTGCTCGACATCAGCGACGTCCCGCCCGTGGCCGGCGCGCCGTCGCTCGGCCGGGTCTGGGTGGCCGGCTGGGCCGTCGCCCTCTCCGGGGACGAGGCCCGCGAGGCCGCCCTCGAGTACGCCGACACCGACCCGGCGTCCGACCTGCTCGACGTCGGCGACACCCAGGTCCTGCACCGCATGGACGTCGCCGAGGTGCGCTACGAACGCAACGGCGTACTGGCCGACGTCGACCCCGACGACTACGCCCTGGCCTCGCCGGACCCGCTGAGCGCGATCGAGTTCGACCTGATCGCCGACCTGTCCGACCACCACGTCGAGGAGATGGCCGGCTACGTCCGCCGTCAGCTCGGCCCGGCCGCCCGCCCCGGCGACGACCCGCGTGTCGTCCGCCTCGACCGCTACGGTTTTGTCGTCCGCCTCGGCGAGCGCCTGGCCCGCCTGTCCTTCCCGCGCCCGGTGGCCGACCGCCACGACCTGGCCCACCTGCTGCACCCGGTGCTCTGCCACCGCTGCACCAGCGAGCACGAGGCCGCCTGA
- a CDS encoding TetR/AcrR family transcriptional regulator, with translation MVRRSGRRPGNQDTKQSILEAARQVFAERGFDKASIRAIAGEAQVDPALVHHYFGTKEKLFLASMNSPVDPAEIIPQALAGPRDEAGERLVRLILGVWDSPAGTAAVALIRSAMSNEWTARLMREFIVTQVLRRAVAELGIDEEEAPVRAALVATQVAGLAVVRYVLKVEPVASAPAEQLVAAIGPSVQRYLTEDLPGVF, from the coding sequence TTGGTACGGCGCAGCGGGCGGCGTCCGGGCAACCAGGACACCAAGCAGTCCATCCTGGAGGCGGCCCGTCAGGTCTTCGCCGAGCGGGGTTTCGACAAGGCCTCGATCCGGGCCATCGCCGGTGAGGCGCAGGTCGACCCGGCGCTGGTGCACCACTATTTCGGCACCAAGGAGAAGCTCTTCCTGGCCAGTATGAACTCGCCGGTCGACCCGGCCGAGATCATCCCGCAGGCGCTGGCCGGGCCGCGGGACGAGGCCGGTGAGCGGCTGGTGCGGCTGATCCTCGGCGTCTGGGACTCACCGGCCGGCACCGCCGCGGTCGCGTTGATCCGCTCGGCGATGAGCAACGAGTGGACGGCGCGGCTGATGCGCGAGTTCATCGTCACGCAGGTGCTGCGCCGGGCCGTCGCCGAGCTCGGCATCGACGAGGAGGAGGCGCCGGTCCGGGCCGCCCTGGTCGCGACCCAGGTCGCCGGGCTGGCCGTGGTGCGCTACGTCCTCAAGGTCGAGCCGGTGGCGTCCGCACCGGCGGAGCAGCTGGTCGCGGCGATCGGGCCCAGCGTCCAGCGGTACCTGACGGAGGATCTGCCCGGCGTTTTCTGA
- a CDS encoding ABC transporter permease has product MNLRITFSTAARILRQLRHDRRTVGLLVAVPALLLTLLYFMYDNAGSTFDRIALVMLGVFPFVIMFLVTSIAMLRERTTGTLERLLTTPLGKLDLLFGYGLAFGVAAAIQAGVAVGAAYWLLGLDTVGSAGLVVLIAVVNAVLGVALGLFCSAFARTEFQAVQFLPVVVVPQLLLCGLFVPRGQMAGWLQAVADVFPLSYAVEALAQVGAHADPTTTMWRDLTVVAGAAIVALVLAAATLRRRTP; this is encoded by the coding sequence ATGAATTTGCGGATCACGTTCTCGACCGCGGCGCGGATCCTGCGGCAGTTGCGGCACGACCGGCGGACCGTCGGGTTGCTGGTCGCGGTGCCGGCCCTGCTGCTCACCCTCCTCTATTTCATGTACGACAACGCCGGCAGCACCTTCGACCGGATTGCCCTGGTCATGCTCGGGGTCTTCCCGTTCGTGATCATGTTTCTGGTGACCAGCATCGCGATGCTGCGCGAGCGGACCACCGGCACCCTCGAACGCCTGCTCACCACGCCGCTGGGCAAGCTCGACCTGCTCTTCGGCTACGGCCTGGCGTTCGGTGTCGCCGCGGCGATCCAGGCCGGTGTTGCGGTCGGGGCGGCGTACTGGCTGCTCGGGCTGGACACCGTCGGCAGCGCCGGCCTGGTCGTGCTGATCGCCGTGGTCAACGCCGTGCTCGGGGTGGCGCTCGGGCTGTTCTGCAGCGCCTTCGCCCGCACCGAGTTCCAGGCCGTACAGTTCCTACCGGTGGTGGTCGTGCCGCAACTGCTGCTCTGCGGGCTGTTCGTGCCGCGGGGGCAGATGGCGGGCTGGCTGCAGGCGGTCGCGGACGTGTTCCCGCTGTCGTACGCCGTCGAGGCGCTGGCCCAGGTCGGCGCGCACGCGGACCCCACCACGACGATGTGGCGCGACCTGACGGTCGTGGCCGGTGCGGCGATCGTCGCGCTGGTCCTGGCCGCGGCGACGCTCCGGCGTCGCACCCCCTGA
- a CDS encoding ABC transporter ATP-binding protein — MTSAIEVRDLVVERGKRRVLHGISCTVPAGSVAGLLGPSGSGKTTLIRAVVGVQVVRSGTVTVLGEPAGSATLRRTVGYVTQAPSVYADLSVRENARYFASLYGLSSPEADRAIADVGLAGAAGQLVGNLSGGQRSRASLACAMIGQPRLLVLDEPTVGQDPVLRADLWAKFHALAAAGTTLLVSSHVMDEAGRCDRLLLIREGRLIGDDSPAAIRASAGTDDLEEAFLRLIRGTGEGVAA, encoded by the coding sequence ATGACCAGCGCCATCGAGGTCCGGGACCTCGTGGTCGAGCGCGGCAAGCGCCGCGTGTTGCACGGGATCAGCTGCACGGTTCCGGCCGGCAGCGTCGCGGGCCTGCTCGGGCCGAGCGGCAGCGGCAAGACGACACTCATCCGGGCCGTCGTCGGGGTGCAGGTCGTGCGGTCGGGCACGGTCACCGTGCTCGGCGAGCCGGCGGGCTCGGCCACGCTGCGGCGCACCGTCGGCTACGTGACGCAGGCACCCAGCGTCTACGCCGACCTGTCCGTCCGGGAGAACGCCCGCTACTTCGCCTCCCTCTACGGGTTGTCGTCACCCGAGGCCGACCGGGCCATCGCCGACGTCGGACTGGCCGGTGCGGCCGGGCAGCTGGTCGGCAACCTCTCCGGCGGGCAGCGCAGCCGCGCGTCGCTGGCCTGCGCGATGATCGGCCAGCCGCGCCTGCTGGTGCTGGACGAGCCCACGGTCGGCCAGGACCCGGTGCTTCGGGCGGACCTGTGGGCGAAGTTCCACGCCCTGGCCGCCGCGGGCACCACGCTGCTGGTCTCCAGCCACGTCATGGACGAGGCCGGCCGCTGCGACCGTCTCCTGCTCATCCGCGAGGGCCGCCTCATCGGCGACGACTCCCCCGCGGCGATCCGCGCCTCCGCGGGTACCGATGATCTGGAAGAAGCCTTCCTGCGGCTCATCCGCGGGACCGGGGAAGGGGTTGCGGCATGA